One Haloarchaeobius salinus genomic region harbors:
- a CDS encoding NAD(P)/FAD-dependent oxidoreductase translates to MTDADRVVVVGAGIAGASAADHLARETDAEVLVLERGAAPAAETTARSGAFVGFWGHESPACVPLLRYGIRYYGRLLSTAGSRVRFVHGGRLRLATTPAGDADVRADFESAFGRTVAGSTATATKGAPVQYLSGDTLDETLVLPGLATDEVTGALYSPGVGYVDDPAALARTVLDRARAGGATVETDTTVTDVLTDGGRVTGVRTTEGRRRADAVVAAAGPWNRRLLDTAGVTLPVRNTRGPMLVLDTDEHGLPALYHEESGVYTRQNQDGSLFVGHFPGQYEDASVLDPDSVGDDVPDARRDRSLDVLGRLCPGTRGASVVDEWVGVRTVTPDGDPVLGPTDVDGLSVLAFNANGIQYAPAAGRLVAADVGGFDPGFPTAGVAFDRLG, encoded by the coding sequence ATGACCGACGCCGACCGAGTCGTCGTGGTGGGTGCCGGTATCGCCGGGGCGAGCGCGGCAGACCACCTCGCCCGGGAGACGGACGCGGAGGTACTCGTCCTCGAACGCGGCGCGGCCCCCGCAGCCGAGACGACCGCGAGGTCCGGCGCGTTCGTGGGGTTCTGGGGCCACGAGTCGCCCGCGTGCGTCCCGCTGCTCCGGTACGGTATCCGGTACTACGGGCGGTTACTGTCGACGGCCGGATCCAGGGTGCGGTTCGTCCACGGCGGACGGCTCCGACTCGCCACGACCCCCGCGGGCGACGCCGACGTTCGCGCCGACTTCGAGTCCGCGTTCGGCCGCACCGTTGCGGGGTCGACGGCGACGGCGACGAAGGGCGCACCCGTGCAGTATCTCTCCGGGGATACCCTCGACGAGACGCTCGTTCTGCCGGGGCTCGCGACGGACGAGGTGACCGGCGCGCTCTACAGCCCCGGCGTCGGCTACGTCGACGACCCGGCCGCGCTCGCACGGACGGTGCTCGACCGAGCACGAGCTGGCGGTGCGACCGTCGAGACGGACACGACCGTGACCGACGTGCTGACCGACGGCGGGCGGGTGACCGGCGTCCGCACCACCGAAGGTCGGCGACGGGCGGACGCGGTCGTCGCGGCCGCGGGCCCCTGGAATCGCCGGCTACTCGACACGGCGGGCGTGACACTTCCCGTCCGTAACACTCGCGGCCCGATGCTCGTCCTCGACACAGACGAGCACGGCCTCCCTGCCCTCTACCACGAGGAGAGCGGCGTCTACACCCGACAGAACCAGGACGGGAGCCTGTTCGTCGGCCACTTCCCCGGGCAGTACGAAGACGCGAGCGTGCTCGACCCGGACAGCGTGGGGGACGACGTGCCCGACGCACGCCGCGACCGGTCGCTCGACGTACTCGGTCGGCTCTGTCCGGGTACTCGGGGAGCGTCCGTCGTGGACGAGTGGGTCGGCGTTCGGACGGTGACGCCCGACGGCGACCCCGTCCTCGGCCCGACTGACGTCGACGGACTCTCGGTGCTCGCGTTCAACGCGAACGGCATCCAGTACGCGCCCGCCGCCGGCCGACTCGTCGCTGCGGACGTCGGCGGGTTCGACCCGGGATTCCCCACGGCGGGCGTCGCGTTCGACCGGCTCGGGTGA